The following are encoded together in the Acidicapsa ligni genome:
- a CDS encoding multicopper oxidase family protein, whose protein sequence is MAEMMSHRAAPHRAVLSVPNLDPNSLERYVDALPVPEIAKASGMHEVPGQPGVKVPFYRQSMREISTKLHRDLPATRMWSYGGSVPGVTFETRSGQGLLVEWTNALPAKHFLPIDHSLHGAEKGSPEVRGVVHLHGGKTPPEHDGYPEDWYVPGKSRSYYYPNEQDATLLWYHDHSMGINRLNIYAGMLGLHVIRDEVEDALHLPSGKYEVPLVIMDRDLHEDGQLSYPVSADPDKPWVPEAFGAAQLVNGKLFPYLDVEARKYRFRVLNGANGRFYRLSLSEGVEMHQIGSDQGLLAGPVAMKHVQLAPGERVDLVVDFAGHRGAKILLASDSFPLMQFRVGADEVHDASELPKTLRPVARIAENSSVMTRRLTLDETESMVGESMGMLLNKTPWHMPITEKPVLGSTEIWEFVNLTDDTHPIHLHMVKFQVLDRRPFEAFEYMTAGTLRYTGAVMAPDANEMGWKDTVRVNAKTVTRIIVPFVGYPGRYVWHCHLLEHEDNEMMRPYEVVKA, encoded by the coding sequence TCCGGAGATTGCGAAGGCTTCCGGAATGCACGAAGTTCCCGGCCAGCCAGGAGTCAAGGTACCGTTTTATCGCCAGTCGATGCGGGAGATTTCTACGAAGCTGCATCGGGATTTACCGGCTACGCGCATGTGGTCTTACGGTGGGTCTGTTCCGGGCGTGACGTTTGAGACTCGAAGCGGACAGGGCCTGTTAGTGGAGTGGACGAACGCGTTGCCAGCGAAGCATTTTCTGCCGATCGATCATTCGCTGCACGGGGCCGAAAAGGGAAGTCCCGAAGTGCGAGGTGTTGTGCATCTGCATGGTGGCAAGACTCCGCCTGAGCATGATGGGTATCCAGAGGATTGGTATGTGCCGGGTAAGTCGCGGAGTTACTACTATCCCAATGAGCAGGATGCGACGCTGCTGTGGTATCACGATCATTCGATGGGCATCAACCGGTTGAACATCTATGCGGGGATGCTGGGGTTGCATGTGATTCGCGATGAGGTTGAGGATGCGCTGCATCTGCCAAGCGGAAAGTATGAGGTTCCGCTGGTGATCATGGATCGCGATTTACACGAGGACGGGCAGTTGAGTTATCCGGTGTCGGCTGATCCAGATAAGCCCTGGGTGCCGGAGGCTTTTGGTGCGGCGCAGTTGGTGAATGGCAAGCTGTTTCCATATCTGGATGTGGAGGCGCGGAAGTATCGCTTTCGAGTATTGAATGGAGCGAACGGGAGATTCTATCGGCTTTCTCTTTCAGAGGGAGTTGAGATGCATCAGATCGGTTCGGATCAGGGGTTGCTGGCTGGCCCGGTGGCTATGAAGCATGTGCAGCTTGCTCCGGGAGAGCGCGTGGATCTGGTGGTGGATTTTGCGGGACATCGGGGCGCGAAGATTTTGTTGGCGAGCGATTCTTTTCCGCTGATGCAGTTTCGAGTGGGGGCGGATGAGGTTCACGATGCGAGTGAGTTGCCTAAGACGCTGCGGCCGGTAGCGCGGATTGCGGAGAACTCTTCGGTGATGACGCGGCGGCTCACACTCGATGAGACGGAGAGCATGGTGGGCGAGTCCATGGGGATGCTGTTGAATAAAACTCCGTGGCATATGCCGATTACCGAGAAGCCGGTGCTTGGTTCGACTGAGATATGGGAGTTTGTGAATCTTACGGATGATACGCATCCGATCCATCTGCACATGGTGAAGTTTCAGGTGTTGGATCGCAGGCCGTTCGAGGCTTTTGAATATATGACTGCCGGGACGCTGCGGTATACGGGGGCGGTGATGGCTCCTGATGCGAATGAGATGGGATGGAAGGACACGGTTCGCGTAAATGCGAAGACTGTTACTCGGATTATTGTCCCCTTTGTTGGGTATCCGGGGCGGTACGTCTGGCACTGTCACCTGCTGGAGCATGAAGACAACGAAATGATGCGGCCTTATGAGGTAGTCAAGGCTTAG
- a CDS encoding DUF2442 domain-containing protein → MNSSVSPTRIHFDEDSFWVDLSDGRVLGVPLAWFPRLRNSTPEQREQVVLSPRGLHWEALDEDISIDGLLAGLGDLANRRKTFAA, encoded by the coding sequence ATGAATTCTTCCGTTAGCCCAACCCGAATCCACTTTGACGAAGATAGCTTCTGGGTAGACCTGAGCGACGGCCGCGTCCTGGGAGTGCCGCTGGCATGGTTTCCGCGCCTCCGGAACAGTACCCCCGAGCAGCGCGAGCAGGTAGTTCTCAGTCCCCGCGGCCTCCATTGGGAGGCTCTCGACGAGGACATATCCATCGACGGTCTCCTCGCCGGGCTCGGCGACCTGGCAAACCGCCGCAAGACCTTCGCCGCCTAA
- a CDS encoding porin, with protein MPKIQYIKHVSHLLPCLFLFSLFSASASTQQPLPDAPKPTAANPNFFARWANYYRQDWHPTPPNPTAPATQPPARRGLPSPLDSPPFPNSDWSYGGSPVLGEPDTASYPLSTAINNASSRTKIYGWLEPSVNYSSSSRTNAPEANDVYANRLELSQAVLYIERLPDSVQTAHIDWGFHITALYGADYRFTTAKGYFSHQWLDLHRQYGFDPALEYLDIYLPKIGQGTDIRIGRFISIPGVEAQLAPNNYLFSHSLLYSIDPFTDTGILATTKINDQWLVQLGLTGSHDVAIWTRDAKPSLTACVSYTTHSVNDNLYVCANGINDAKYAFNNIQQYDATWYHKFSKSLHAASETWYMYERDVPRINGPIKPEAGANPAFCLVGEPRCTAPEYAADTSLQKELSPHNFLAFRADFLNDKKGQRTGYATRYSENTIMWGHWIGTTIQLRPELRYEHAWDQPAYDQGHLHGQLTLATDLIYHF; from the coding sequence ATGCCTAAAATCCAATACATCAAGCACGTCTCGCACCTGCTCCCCTGCCTCTTCTTATTTTCATTGTTTTCAGCATCAGCCTCGACCCAGCAGCCACTCCCCGACGCCCCCAAACCCACCGCAGCGAACCCCAACTTCTTCGCCCGCTGGGCCAACTACTATCGCCAGGACTGGCACCCCACACCGCCAAATCCAACAGCCCCGGCAACACAGCCACCAGCCCGCCGCGGCCTCCCATCCCCACTCGATTCCCCACCCTTCCCCAACAGCGACTGGTCCTACGGCGGATCGCCCGTCCTCGGCGAACCCGACACCGCCAGCTATCCCCTATCCACCGCGATCAACAACGCCAGCAGCCGCACCAAGATCTACGGCTGGCTCGAACCCTCCGTCAACTACAGCTCCTCATCCCGCACCAACGCCCCCGAGGCCAACGACGTCTATGCCAATCGCCTCGAACTAAGCCAGGCCGTCCTCTACATCGAGCGCCTGCCTGACTCCGTCCAAACCGCCCACATCGACTGGGGATTCCACATCACCGCCCTTTACGGCGCCGACTACCGTTTCACCACCGCCAAAGGCTACTTCAGCCACCAGTGGCTCGACCTCCATCGCCAATATGGATTCGACCCCGCCCTCGAATATCTCGATATCTATCTGCCGAAGATCGGGCAGGGCACCGACATACGCATCGGCCGCTTCATCTCCATCCCCGGCGTCGAAGCCCAGCTCGCACCCAACAACTATCTCTTCAGCCACTCGCTCCTCTACTCCATCGACCCCTTCACCGACACCGGCATCCTGGCCACCACAAAGATCAACGATCAGTGGCTCGTTCAACTCGGGCTCACCGGCAGCCACGACGTAGCCATCTGGACCCGCGACGCCAAACCGTCCCTGACCGCCTGCGTCAGCTACACCACCCACTCGGTGAACGACAATCTCTACGTCTGCGCCAACGGAATCAACGACGCCAAATACGCCTTCAACAACATTCAGCAATACGACGCCACCTGGTATCACAAGTTCTCAAAGTCGCTCCACGCTGCCAGCGAAACCTGGTACATGTACGAGCGCGACGTGCCCCGCATCAACGGTCCCATCAAGCCCGAGGCCGGAGCCAACCCCGCCTTCTGCCTCGTCGGGGAACCGCGCTGCACCGCCCCCGAATACGCCGCCGACACCTCCCTGCAAAAGGAGCTATCGCCGCATAACTTCCTCGCCTTCCGCGCCGATTTTCTCAACGACAAAAAAGGCCAGCGCACCGGCTACGCCACACGCTACTCAGAGAACACAATCATGTGGGGCCACTGGATAGGCACCACCATCCAACTCCGCCCCGAACTCCGATACGAACACGCCTGGGACCAGCCAGCCTACGATCAAGGCCACCTCCACGGCCAACTGACTCTAGCCACAGACCTCATCTACCACTTCTAA
- a CDS encoding ABC transporter ATP-binding protein, with amino-acid sequence MMPETKSVSAHPFLKMTNVNVALGESIVLHDINLTIHTGEHVAILGANGCGKSTLIRTMTCELYPIVVPGMEVSIFGRPRWDLTQLRQHFGVVSADLPFKHSDQRTPLTSGLDCVIAGFFSASSLWPNLIVTEEMRLRAAEAIERVQGRAGSTHLATQLVGEMSAGEKRRIMIARALVHRPSQLLLDEPSNALDLAAQRNLRDTMRSLMHQGTGLVLVTHHLGDIPPEIDRIILMRQGRILDDGPREKLLTAPVLSDLLGTKVNIGEEEGWLHSW; translated from the coding sequence ATGATGCCCGAAACCAAATCCGTCAGCGCGCACCCCTTCCTCAAGATGACCAACGTCAACGTAGCCCTTGGCGAAAGCATCGTCCTCCACGACATCAACCTCACCATCCATACCGGAGAACACGTAGCCATCCTCGGCGCCAACGGCTGCGGCAAATCCACCCTCATTCGCACCATGACTTGCGAACTCTACCCCATCGTCGTCCCCGGCATGGAAGTCAGCATCTTCGGCCGCCCTCGCTGGGATCTCACCCAGCTCCGCCAGCACTTCGGAGTAGTCTCCGCCGACCTGCCCTTCAAGCACTCCGACCAGCGTACGCCCCTCACCAGCGGCCTCGATTGCGTCATCGCCGGATTCTTCTCCGCCAGCAGCCTCTGGCCCAACCTCATTGTCACCGAAGAAATGCGCCTCCGCGCCGCCGAAGCCATCGAGCGCGTCCAGGGCCGAGCCGGCTCAACCCACCTGGCCACCCAGCTCGTAGGAGAAATGTCCGCCGGAGAAAAGCGCCGCATCATGATCGCCCGCGCCCTCGTCCACCGCCCCAGCCAGCTCCTCCTCGACGAGCCATCGAACGCCCTCGATCTCGCCGCCCAGCGCAACCTCCGCGATACCATGCGCAGCCTCATGCATCAGGGCACAGGCCTCGTATTGGTCACTCACCACCTCGGCGACATCCCCCCGGAAATCGACCGCATCATCCTCATGCGCCAGGGCAGAATCCTGGACGACGGCCCCCGCGAAAAACTCCTGACCGCCCCCGTCCTATCCGACCTGCTAGGCACAAAAGTAAACATAGGCGAAGAAGAAGGCTGGCTCCACAGCTGGTAA
- the argJ gene encoding bifunctional glutamate N-acetyltransferase/amino-acid acetyltransferase ArgJ, with product MSDVSGFLIPAGFRFAAVKAGLKASGRTDFSVIVAESATGEAVSAAALFTANKVTAAPLTVDKAHLRATGGKVRVVAINAGNANCAAGQAGLDAAYATCAAAATEFGCMPEEVFPSSTGVIGVPLPAHKLIAALPAIKAELGAESDHFQQVARAILTTDLVEKTAFARVMVDGREVRIAGVGKGSGMIHPRLVPHATMLMYLLTDAEIEPEVLQTMLNAAVEVSFNRISVDGDTSTNDTVLLLASGQSGVRIEAGNADFQATLTQVATSLARQVVADGEGVTHVVELRIRGAKSDADAVVVAKSIAHSPLVKTAWAGADPNWGRLMAAIGYSGAQIAPEQIDIWFGELRICRDGGRAAEYDEAAAHAYLEQAEFSITIDLRQGTGQCVFWTTDLTTGYVNINTAYST from the coding sequence ATGAGTGATGTTTCTGGTTTTTTGATTCCGGCGGGGTTTCGGTTTGCGGCTGTGAAAGCTGGACTGAAGGCGAGTGGACGAACGGATTTTTCGGTGATTGTGGCTGAATCCGCGACGGGCGAGGCGGTGAGTGCTGCTGCGTTGTTTACGGCGAATAAGGTCACGGCCGCCCCGCTGACGGTGGATAAGGCGCATCTGCGTGCTACTGGCGGCAAGGTGCGGGTGGTGGCGATCAATGCGGGCAATGCGAATTGCGCTGCGGGGCAGGCGGGACTGGATGCTGCGTATGCGACGTGCGCTGCTGCGGCGACTGAGTTTGGCTGCATGCCGGAAGAGGTTTTTCCTTCTTCTACGGGAGTTATCGGAGTGCCGCTGCCGGCGCATAAGCTGATTGCTGCGCTGCCTGCGATAAAGGCTGAGCTGGGCGCGGAGTCGGATCATTTTCAGCAGGTAGCAAGGGCGATTCTGACTACGGATTTAGTGGAGAAGACGGCGTTTGCGCGAGTGATGGTCGATGGCAGGGAAGTGCGCATTGCCGGTGTGGGCAAGGGCTCGGGGATGATTCATCCTCGGCTTGTGCCTCACGCGACGATGCTGATGTATCTGCTGACGGATGCGGAGATTGAGCCTGAGGTGTTGCAGACGATGTTGAATGCCGCGGTTGAGGTCAGCTTCAATCGCATCTCGGTCGATGGCGATACTTCGACGAATGACACGGTATTGCTGCTGGCTTCGGGGCAGAGTGGCGTGCGGATTGAGGCGGGCAATGCGGATTTCCAAGCAACGCTGACCCAGGTTGCTACTTCGCTGGCGCGGCAGGTGGTTGCGGATGGCGAGGGTGTGACCCATGTTGTCGAGCTGCGCATTCGTGGAGCGAAGAGCGATGCTGATGCCGTGGTTGTGGCCAAGAGCATTGCGCATTCGCCGCTGGTGAAGACGGCGTGGGCCGGGGCTGATCCTAACTGGGGCAGGCTGATGGCTGCGATTGGTTATTCAGGTGCGCAGATTGCGCCGGAACAGATCGATATATGGTTTGGCGAGTTGCGTATATGCCGTGATGGTGGGCGCGCGGCGGAGTACGATGAAGCCGCCGCGCATGCTTATCTGGAGCAGGCTGAGTTCTCAATCACCATTGATCTGCGACAGGGCACGGGTCAATGCGTATTTTGGACGACCGATCTTACGACGGGATACGTAAACATCAACACTGCTTACTCGACTTAG
- a CDS encoding VanZ family protein: MSTAPIMFSNSYQSTETRWSTLFQAWLPVMLCACVFAIESTATFGTDHTSGPLRAISQALTGETFARNWSIVHHEIRKAGHFSGYGILSLVCFRGFWLTLRNTASKFKRGLASHWLAIYATFLVASADEIHQHFFLPNRTGLFSDVVLDSTGAMIFQTALFLILGAVALYSMYASSGASSGRTADNTTRPESAGRPISLSSPINAPGSSSAPRLLRSSRSMFLISQAGRKAMRQFSAAMHPDARPRQLRKLSRVSSVDVYVSRRKIGRPKYALTRALSQINGD; this comes from the coding sequence ATGTCCACCGCTCCCATCATGTTCTCAAATTCCTACCAGTCCACAGAAACACGGTGGTCTACACTCTTTCAGGCCTGGCTCCCAGTCATGCTCTGCGCATGCGTCTTCGCCATCGAGTCCACAGCGACCTTCGGCACCGACCACACATCCGGCCCACTGCGCGCCATTTCGCAGGCTCTTACCGGAGAGACCTTTGCCCGTAACTGGAGCATCGTCCATCATGAGATTCGCAAGGCAGGCCACTTCAGTGGATACGGCATTCTCTCGCTCGTATGCTTTCGCGGTTTCTGGCTCACCCTGCGCAACACCGCCAGCAAATTCAAGCGCGGCCTTGCCAGTCATTGGCTCGCTATCTACGCAACTTTTCTAGTCGCCAGTGCCGATGAAATCCATCAGCACTTCTTTCTGCCGAACCGCACCGGCCTGTTCTCCGACGTGGTTCTGGACTCAACCGGCGCAATGATATTTCAAACCGCTCTGTTTCTGATCCTGGGGGCAGTAGCGCTGTACTCCATGTACGCATCCTCCGGCGCATCATCGGGACGCACGGCAGACAACACCACACGTCCCGAGAGCGCTGGACGCCCAATCAGCTTGTCCAGTCCAATCAATGCGCCTGGTTCTTCCAGCGCGCCCAGATTGCTCAGGTCGTCCCGCAGCATGTTCCTCATCTCGCAGGCAGGGCGCAAAGCAATGCGCCAGTTCTCAGCCGCCATGCATCCCGACGCGCGTCCCAGACAACTCCGCAAACTAAGTCGAGTAAGCAGTGTTGATGTTTACGTATCCCGTCGTAAGATCGGTCGTCCAAAATACGCATTGACCCGTGCCCTGTCGCAGATCAATGGTGATTGA
- a CDS encoding thiamine pyrophosphate-dependent dehydrogenase E1 component subunit alpha: MATKVKEPVETPAATNGSANGSSLISNDKLRQLYATMLKCRTLEERARVLFKQSKFTGNYYAAVGQEAAAVGMAIDLRVEDTIGPSHRDFITGFIKGAPLDKMLCHLYARGNSPDKGRSSPAHFGYQPLNVITPASTIAAQLNIATGVALANKMKKNDNIAVAFSGDGSTSLGFWHEALNFAGVHDLPIVFVCQNNLWAESVNLQFQTKVPDISVKAQAYGFPGITVDGNDVVAVYRVAQEAIARARRGQGPTLIECKTYRWYGHSEIDPAKYRDPEEVERWKAKDPIANMEKYLTGKKLFTPEWKQEIVDGFNKELDAAIEIADKSALPEGIEALDHVFSFDIRDRVLNPKTYTPSY, translated from the coding sequence ATGGCTACCAAGGTGAAAGAGCCAGTCGAAACGCCTGCGGCGACGAATGGTTCTGCAAATGGATCGAGCTTGATCAGCAATGACAAGCTGCGACAGTTGTATGCGACGATGCTGAAGTGCCGCACTCTGGAAGAGCGTGCACGGGTTCTGTTCAAGCAGAGCAAGTTCACTGGTAACTACTATGCTGCGGTGGGTCAGGAAGCTGCGGCAGTAGGCATGGCTATCGATCTGCGCGTGGAAGATACGATCGGGCCTTCGCATCGTGACTTCATTACTGGATTTATCAAGGGCGCGCCGCTGGACAAGATGCTTTGCCATCTTTATGCGCGCGGTAACAGCCCGGACAAGGGACGTTCTTCGCCAGCGCACTTTGGATATCAGCCGCTGAATGTGATTACTCCTGCTTCGACGATTGCGGCGCAGTTGAACATTGCTACGGGCGTTGCGTTGGCGAACAAGATGAAGAAGAACGATAACATCGCCGTGGCTTTCTCGGGCGATGGTTCTACTTCGCTTGGCTTCTGGCATGAGGCGCTGAACTTTGCCGGTGTGCATGATCTGCCGATCGTGTTTGTCTGCCAGAACAATCTGTGGGCAGAGTCAGTGAATCTGCAGTTCCAGACGAAGGTGCCGGACATCAGCGTGAAGGCGCAGGCATACGGTTTCCCAGGCATCACGGTGGATGGCAACGATGTGGTTGCTGTTTATCGCGTGGCCCAGGAAGCGATTGCGCGGGCGCGGCGTGGACAGGGTCCGACGCTGATTGAGTGCAAGACGTATCGCTGGTATGGGCACTCGGAGATCGATCCTGCGAAGTATCGCGATCCGGAAGAGGTTGAGCGCTGGAAGGCGAAGGATCCGATTGCCAATATGGAGAAGTATCTGACGGGCAAGAAGCTCTTTACTCCGGAGTGGAAGCAGGAGATTGTCGACGGCTTCAACAAGGAGCTGGATGCGGCTATCGAGATTGCGGACAAGTCGGCGTTGCCTGAGGGCATTGAGGCGTTGGATCATGTGTTCTCGTTTGATATTCGGGATCGCGTGCTGAATCCGAAGACTTATACGCCGAGTTACTAA
- a CDS encoding alpha-ketoacid dehydrogenase subunit beta: MALVTYISAITEALQEEMRRDERVFIIGEDVGVEGGVFKATKGLYEEFGADRVIDSPLAEGVIVSASIGAALAGLKPVPEIQFSDFITPAMDALTQQAAKLRYRSGGTQTCPLTLRVCYGGGVGGGLYHSQTNTTWFAHEPGLIVVAPGTVADAKGMLKAAIRQDDPVIYFEHKKLYRSIKEDLPDGDDFVTDLFKAAIRRPGKDLTLVTYGWTLQLSLQAAEKIHAETGAEIEVVDLRILNPLDKDTFLESLAKTGKMLIVHEDHRTLGIGAEISAIAAEQAFDCLDAPIVRLTAPDVPAIPFSAPLEKFYLPSVDKIVEAATKLLNY; encoded by the coding sequence ATGGCACTTGTGACATATATCAGCGCTATTACGGAAGCGCTGCAGGAAGAGATGCGGCGCGATGAGCGCGTGTTCATTATCGGCGAGGATGTTGGCGTCGAGGGTGGCGTGTTCAAGGCTACCAAGGGTCTGTATGAAGAGTTTGGCGCGGATCGTGTGATTGATTCACCGCTGGCTGAGGGCGTTATTGTTTCGGCCTCTATTGGCGCGGCCCTGGCTGGTTTGAAGCCGGTGCCGGAGATTCAGTTCTCCGACTTCATTACGCCTGCGATGGATGCGTTGACACAGCAGGCTGCGAAGCTGCGTTATCGCTCGGGCGGTACGCAGACATGCCCGCTGACGTTGCGCGTTTGCTATGGCGGCGGTGTGGGCGGCGGACTCTATCACTCGCAGACCAACACGACCTGGTTTGCGCATGAGCCGGGCCTAATTGTGGTTGCTCCGGGCACGGTGGCGGACGCAAAGGGCATGCTGAAGGCGGCTATTCGTCAGGACGATCCAGTTATCTACTTCGAGCATAAGAAGCTTTATCGTTCGATCAAGGAAGATTTGCCTGATGGCGATGATTTCGTCACAGATTTGTTCAAGGCTGCGATTCGCCGGCCAGGTAAGGATCTGACGCTTGTGACTTATGGCTGGACGTTGCAGCTTTCGTTGCAGGCGGCGGAGAAGATTCATGCGGAGACAGGCGCGGAGATTGAGGTTGTCGATCTGCGTATTCTGAATCCTCTGGATAAGGACACTTTTCTTGAGTCGCTCGCGAAGACAGGCAAGATGCTGATCGTGCACGAAGATCACCGCACGCTGGGCATTGGCGCTGAGATCTCGGCGATTGCAGCGGAGCAGGCGTTTGATTGCCTCGATGCTCCGATTGTGCGCTTGACTGCTCCTGATGTGCCTGCGATTCCATTCTCGGCGCCGCTGGAGAAGTTTTATCTGCCTTCGGTGGATAAGATCGTTGAAGCTGCGACGAAGCTATTGAATTACTAG
- a CDS encoding capsule assembly Wzi family protein gives MSIFCSRSHAFAISSIVTSPVVSSVLIAAGLVLSLGAVPMLAEAPASGQIHASDLREPVAPCRASVMGSPYINVDSWMYPALLRLYSLGYLDTAFLGLRPWTRLSVIHMLEDTSAKLEDAPESSATDEARGLYDALWHELNVDASGPCFQRHGQIRLESTYTVARGISGTPLHDSYHLGETVINDYGRPIEGGFNSYSGGSGYATAGPFTLYLRGEFQYAPSGPGYSQALFDSLSMRDEIPVATNPVQATIPLGPIDTKTNARLMEGYVSAHLVGHEISFGKSDAWMGPGQGGAFAYSNNAENIYSFRINRVEPLYVPLLSRLTGPFRYDFMVGSLKGHTFYNDPWMHVEKISFKPTPDLEFGFERSVIWGGKGHVPITIHSFLKSFFSLQNVTAAEKQSRNDPGARFGAFDMTYRLPYLRNWLTFYTDSDAHDDVSPISAPRRAAIRPGLFLSHVPGLPKLDLRGEAGMTDQSTSRSMQGAFTYYEGEQPQGYTNAGQIMGDWMGREAKGGQAWATWHLSGNEWVQVSWRGQKAAKDFIIGGTTINDFSGQVVKRFARDLELNANFSYEGYKAPVGGLYLPGKQTVTTTTFQLTWYPERKTSF, from the coding sequence ATGAGTATCTTCTGTAGCAGGTCACACGCCTTCGCGATTTCTTCTATCGTGACTTCTCCTGTGGTTTCCAGCGTTTTGATAGCGGCTGGATTGGTTTTGTCACTGGGGGCTGTGCCGATGCTGGCTGAGGCTCCGGCGAGTGGGCAGATTCATGCGAGTGATTTGCGGGAGCCGGTTGCTCCCTGCAGGGCTTCGGTGATGGGCTCGCCATATATTAACGTGGATAGCTGGATGTATCCTGCGCTGCTGCGGCTTTATTCTCTGGGGTATCTGGACACTGCATTCCTGGGGCTGCGGCCGTGGACGCGGCTGAGCGTTATTCATATGCTGGAGGATACTTCGGCGAAGCTGGAAGATGCGCCTGAGTCGTCGGCTACCGATGAGGCGCGTGGTCTCTATGATGCTTTATGGCATGAGCTGAATGTCGATGCATCGGGGCCTTGTTTTCAGCGTCACGGACAGATTCGTCTTGAGTCGACTTACACTGTAGCTCGCGGTATCTCAGGGACTCCGCTGCATGATAGCTATCACCTGGGCGAGACGGTAATCAACGATTACGGTCGTCCGATTGAAGGTGGATTCAATAGTTATTCGGGCGGCAGCGGATATGCGACTGCTGGCCCGTTCACGCTTTATCTTCGTGGCGAGTTTCAATATGCGCCGTCGGGGCCTGGATACTCGCAGGCGCTGTTTGACAGCCTTTCGATGCGGGATGAGATTCCGGTTGCGACGAATCCTGTTCAGGCGACGATTCCTCTTGGGCCGATTGATACCAAGACCAATGCACGGCTGATGGAAGGTTATGTCTCTGCGCATCTAGTGGGACATGAAATTTCATTTGGAAAGAGCGATGCCTGGATGGGACCGGGGCAGGGTGGCGCGTTTGCTTATTCAAACAATGCTGAGAACATCTATTCGTTCCGCATCAATCGCGTAGAGCCGCTGTATGTCCCACTGCTTTCGCGGCTGACGGGGCCGTTCCGCTATGACTTCATGGTGGGGTCATTGAAGGGACATACGTTCTACAACGATCCGTGGATGCATGTGGAGAAGATCAGTTTCAAGCCGACGCCGGATTTGGAATTTGGCTTTGAGCGCAGCGTAATCTGGGGTGGCAAGGGACATGTGCCGATCACGATTCACTCATTCCTGAAGAGCTTCTTCAGCTTGCAGAATGTGACGGCGGCGGAGAAGCAATCGCGGAACGATCCGGGAGCGCGTTTCGGGGCGTTCGATATGACGTACCGTTTGCCGTATCTGCGCAACTGGCTTACGTTCTATACGGACTCCGATGCGCATGATGATGTTTCGCCGATCTCGGCGCCACGTCGTGCGGCGATTCGTCCAGGACTGTTTTTGTCGCATGTGCCGGGGCTTCCCAAGTTGGATCTTCGCGGTGAAGCGGGCATGACGGATCAGTCTACTTCGCGCAGCATGCAGGGTGCATTCACTTACTACGAGGGCGAGCAGCCGCAGGGCTACACCAATGCAGGCCAGATCATGGGCGACTGGATGGGGCGCGAGGCCAAGGGTGGCCAGGCGTGGGCTACGTGGCATCTGAGCGGTAATGAGTGGGTCCAGGTTAGCTGGCGCGGACAGAAGGCTGCGAAGGATTTCATCATCGGCGGTACGACGATCAATGATTTCAGCGGGCAGGTGGTAAAGCGATTTGCACGTGACCTGGAACTGAATGCCAACTTCAGCTATGAGGGTTATAAGGCTCCGGTTGGTGGATTGTATCTTCCAGGCAAGCAGACGGTGACTACGACTACATTTCAATTGACGTGGTATCCGGAGCGTAAGACCAGCTTCTAA